The following proteins are co-located in the Vigna unguiculata cultivar IT97K-499-35 chromosome 9, ASM411807v1, whole genome shotgun sequence genome:
- the LOC114163563 gene encoding uncharacterized protein LOC114163563 — protein MSGLVRTWSLCARCLVEVEGHIYKVNVICVPLQELNVILWMDWLSANRILIDCRHKKLLFPNSVEPELLSSQRVMKEIKDDAQCFIIFTHLQMEKEKGTSVIPVVHEFEDVLLEEVPELTPSREVEFSIDQVLGTGLV, from the coding sequence atgtcgggtttggtcaggacgtggTCCTTATGTGCTAGGTGTTTAGTGGAAGTAGAGGGGCACATATACAAAGTAAATGTGATATGCGTACCGCTACAAGAATTGAACGTGATCTTgtggatggattggctctctgccaatcgcattcttatAGATTGCCGACATAAAAAGTTATTGTTTCCCAACTCAGTGGAACCTGAGTTGTTATCGTCTCAAAGGGTTATGAAGGAGATAAAAGATGACGCGCAATGCTTCATAATCTTTACCCATCTACAGATGGAGAAGGAGAAAGGGACGTCTGTTATACCGGTAGTGCATGAGTTTGAAGATGTGTTGCTGGAGGAAGTACCAGAGTTGACTCCtagtagagaggtggagttctctattgaccaGGTGCTAGGAACCGGTCTGGTGTAA